Genomic window (Halofilum ochraceum):
GGTCGGGCGTCGTACCCTGCGACTCGGCCGCGTGGTCCGCATAGTTCAGACCGAGGCACATGACGTTGCGCCGCGGTTCCGGGATCGGGGCGCGCAGTTCGCAGTCCGCCAGTGGAATGTGCTCCCAGTCCGCCGTGTCCGGCAGATCGCCGCCCGCTTCGATCAGGGCACGCAGGCTGGCCGGCGCAGCGCCATCCCCAGGCGCGAGGTACACCGTCGATCCGTCAACGACACCCCAGCGCTCCGATTGTCCCACCCGCATACTTGCGAACTGCATGACGCCTCCAGTTGTTGTTCCCCGCATCGTAGCCCGGATGAAGTGAAACGGAATCCGGGAAACGTCTGCACGGCATCGCCCGGAATCGTGTTCGAACAAGCCCCCGGATTCCGTTCCACTCCATCCGGGCTACTGCGCTATGCCATTGGATCGCGAATCCGGCTCAGAATCGACCGGAGTCCCTGAAATGGACTCCGGGGATCGCCCGTTTACTCGTCCGGCAACAAACGGATCCTGCCGTACCGGGCCACCGAACGACTGTCCGTATTGTCGCTGTCGGTCATGATCGCGATGCCGTGGATCGTCCCGGGCGCTTCGCCAAACGCCGCCTGCCAGTCCTCACGCAGATCGCGCCGGTAGGTGACCCACTCGCCGCGGCGTTCATCGCCCCGTTCGACCGAGATCATGTGCGCCCGCCCGGTGAAGGCATTGGGCCATTGGGTGCCGGGCGCGAGTTCGCGTGACCAGACGTAGTTCAGCGCGCGTGCACTGAGTTTGCCGAAGAATCCTTCCTGGACCACGTAGATGCGGGCGCCGTAGTCATCGCCGGCTTTCTCGCGTTCACTGGCCTCGCCCTGCGGCAGCTCATCGACCCGCCAGCTCCATTCCAGCCAGGGCGTCTCGCTGACGTCGATCTCGATCTCGTGGTACAGCGCCGTGGCGCCATCCTCCGCGACGGCCTCCACCGCCGGCCGATCGTCCTCGGCCAGGCGATACGTGACCGCCCCGTCGAACTCGCGCTGCGGCCAATCCGCGATCTCCGCGGGCGTGAACTCGAGCCGGTCCGGTGCCTCGTCCGCGAACGCGGCGGGCAGGGCGGTCAGCGCCAGGATGGCGAGCGGCAGAATGCGCGGGAACATGGCTTTATTCCGGTTCCAGCAGGCGTTCCAG
Coding sequences:
- a CDS encoding DUF3047 domain-containing protein produces the protein MFPRILPLAILALTALPAAFADEAPDRLEFTPAEIADWPQREFDGAVTYRLAEDDRPAVEAVAEDGATALYHEIEIDVSETPWLEWSWRVDELPQGEASEREKAGDDYGARIYVVQEGFFGKLSARALNYVWSRELAPGTQWPNAFTGRAHMISVERGDERRGEWVTYRRDLREDWQAAFGEAPGTIHGIAIMTDSDNTDSRSVARYGRIRLLPDE